The following are from one region of the Chitinispirillales bacterium ANBcel5 genome:
- a CDS encoding 4Fe-4S binding protein, with protein MFHEHFPKMIGPLYVLFGTVGLFLLLKKGRLNKTTRISVLIFSAVLGFVAFTPMFPVQFQQLLLRSTPEGMPPIAVAFVLLLLVLSSLVVGRIFCGYLCPIGAVQELVYMTPVKKVTIRKKVLVVIGIFAFTAFLITAIVLGIALLQWFGITPFFQLQIVEPFFYVFAVVVLISIFFYRPFCRMICPLGLMKSCVSRYSFFRISTGSGCSKCKICEKQCPTETAIIAADRCGECYLCLRCAEKCSRGEVVFRAK; from the coding sequence TTGTTTCACGAACATTTTCCAAAGATGATCGGACCACTGTATGTGCTCTTTGGCACTGTAGGTCTGTTTCTATTACTCAAAAAGGGTCGTCTGAATAAAACAACACGCATTTCTGTACTGATTTTTTCGGCGGTTTTGGGATTTGTTGCTTTTACCCCCATGTTTCCAGTTCAGTTTCAACAACTTCTGCTTCGAAGTACTCCAGAGGGAATGCCTCCTATAGCTGTGGCTTTTGTTCTTCTGCTCCTTGTATTATCATCTTTGGTTGTAGGCAGAATATTCTGCGGCTATCTCTGTCCCATAGGAGCAGTGCAGGAACTGGTATACATGACACCTGTAAAAAAGGTTACAATACGAAAAAAAGTTTTAGTGGTCATTGGAATCTTTGCGTTTACTGCTTTTTTAATCACTGCCATAGTATTGGGAATAGCTTTGCTTCAATGGTTTGGCATAACCCCATTTTTTCAACTTCAGATTGTAGAACCTTTTTTCTATGTGTTCGCTGTGGTTGTTTTAATTTCAATCTTTTTCTACCGTCCTTTTTGCAGGATGATTTGCCCCCTGGGGCTAATGAAATCTTGTGTGTCACGATATAGCTTTTTTAGAATCAGCACCGGCTCAGGATGTTCAAAGTGTAAAATTTGCGAAAAACAGTGTCCAACAGAAACAGCCATTATTGCAGCTGATCGTTGTGGAGAATGTTATCTTTGTCTTAGATGTGCGGAAAAATGCAGCCGGGGTGAAGTTGTCTTTAGGGCCAAGTAA
- a CDS encoding cellulase family glycosylhydrolase produces the protein MRSFKGLRAIYLIILVALTVNIANSQSLPTANEIADEMGLGWNLGNTMEAIGGPTNWGNPLPTQQLMDSVKAAGFGTVRIPAAWDIYADQNTLEIDPDWMAHVKEVVDYCIDIDLYVVLNIHWDGGWLEHNVWPQYQDEVNRKQADYWGQIATVFRDYDERLLFASTNEPAINDQYGTYFGQERMDVLNSYHQTFIDTVRSTGGNNASRTLIVQGPRTDIELTYEVMTTMPTDHIEDRLMAEIHFYPYQFTLMTEDQDWGNVFYYWGQDNHSTTDTERNSTWGEEAFVDSVFDLMKSRFVDNDIPVILGEFGAMKRMHLTGDVLSRHIQSRRTYYEYVVAAAKQRGIIPFPWDTGYQGNNTFTIFDRHTGEIFDLGLLNAIRSGWGMEKLEGDTSLVQPPDESQALKILVSEKDFTWGQVELDVLRQDMTSYESITVRAYVNGETDYVSEGTTNYGWLSLNLVTMSPVDDEWIWREASLGDLTFNEWENYTVPISDDEEEEGALVPAVADNVTSFALQTYSEGYRGTIYVDWIVFNGKDGTADTVYNFEMLVPGGGGGNVEAVTTIPTDEVENDDEWKTATTTIYEPTSAQTRSPQVRPGTLRTAMSNGFVRANWVAQSSGPAQVSLKNLQGRTIFSRSFDATAGTNTLTIPANYSGMLIVEINQGNKRLINRVISY, from the coding sequence ATGAGATCATTTAAGGGGTTAAGAGCCATTTATCTGATAATTTTGGTAGCTCTCACCGTGAACATCGCCAATTCCCAGTCTCTTCCCACAGCCAACGAAATCGCCGATGAAATGGGCCTGGGGTGGAACCTTGGAAACACCATGGAAGCCATTGGAGGACCAACAAATTGGGGAAATCCTCTGCCAACACAACAGCTTATGGATTCGGTGAAAGCCGCAGGGTTCGGAACGGTTCGTATCCCTGCAGCGTGGGATATCTATGCGGACCAAAACACCCTCGAGATCGACCCCGACTGGATGGCCCACGTTAAAGAGGTGGTGGATTACTGTATCGATATAGATCTGTATGTTGTACTCAATATTCACTGGGACGGGGGATGGCTGGAGCATAACGTCTGGCCGCAATACCAGGATGAGGTAAACCGCAAACAGGCCGACTACTGGGGACAGATCGCCACAGTCTTTCGCGACTACGATGAACGCCTGCTCTTTGCCAGTACCAATGAACCCGCAATCAATGATCAATATGGTACGTACTTCGGTCAGGAGCGCATGGACGTTCTTAACTCCTATCACCAGACTTTCATTGATACGGTTCGTTCCACAGGCGGCAATAACGCTTCGCGGACGCTCATTGTGCAGGGACCAAGAACCGATATCGAGCTAACCTATGAGGTAATGACTACCATGCCCACCGATCACATAGAAGATCGGCTCATGGCAGAAATTCATTTCTATCCCTACCAGTTCACTCTCATGACAGAGGACCAGGACTGGGGAAATGTGTTCTATTACTGGGGCCAGGATAACCACTCCACCACCGATACAGAGCGGAATTCTACGTGGGGAGAAGAGGCGTTTGTGGATTCTGTATTTGACCTTATGAAAAGTCGGTTTGTGGACAACGATATCCCCGTGATTCTGGGTGAATTTGGCGCAATGAAACGAATGCACCTTACCGGAGATGTACTGAGCAGACATATTCAATCCAGACGCACCTATTATGAATACGTAGTAGCTGCTGCAAAACAAAGAGGTATCATTCCATTTCCATGGGACACCGGGTACCAGGGAAACAATACCTTCACAATTTTTGATCGTCATACCGGGGAGATTTTTGACCTGGGTTTGCTCAATGCGATCCGCTCAGGATGGGGAATGGAAAAGCTTGAAGGTGATACATCTCTGGTCCAGCCACCAGATGAGTCACAGGCACTAAAGATCCTCGTATCCGAAAAAGACTTCACCTGGGGGCAGGTTGAACTGGATGTGTTGAGGCAGGATATGACCTCCTATGAATCAATCACCGTTCGTGCTTATGTAAATGGTGAAACAGACTATGTATCCGAAGGCACCACAAATTATGGCTGGTTATCCCTGAACCTGGTTACTATGTCACCAGTAGATGACGAGTGGATCTGGAGAGAAGCATCTCTTGGTGATTTAACTTTTAATGAATGGGAGAACTACACTGTTCCTATCTCAGATGATGAAGAGGAGGAGGGTGCTTTGGTTCCGGCTGTTGCTGATAATGTAACTTCTTTTGCTTTGCAGACATACTCCGAAGGGTATCGCGGAACGATCTATGTGGACTGGATTGTGTTTAATGGAAAGGATGGAACCGCCGATACCGTTTATAACTTTGAGATGCTCGTTCCCGGAGGAGGCGGTGGTAACGTGGAAGCAGTAACCACCATACCAACAGACGAAGTAGAAAATGATGATGAGTGGAAAACTGCCACCACAACAATTTATGAACCCACTTCTGCTCAGACCCGTAGTCCTCAGGTTCGCCCGGGCACTCTCCGCACGGCAATGTCCAACGGGTTTGTACGTGCCAATTGGGTTGCTCAGAGTTCGGGGCCCGCACAGGTATCGCTGAAAAACCTGCAGGGTAGAACCATCTTTTCTCGCTCCTTTGACGCCACAGCTGGAACGAATACCCTAACTATTCCGGCAAACTATAGTGGGATGCTGATCGTTGAGATTAATCAGGGAAACAAGAGACTGATCAATAGAGTGATCTCTTACTAA
- a CDS encoding cobalamin-dependent protein (Presence of a B(12) (cobalamin)-binding domain implies dependence on cobalamin itself, in one of its several forms, or in some unusual lineages, dependence on a cobalamin-like analog.) codes for MKVALIGPELEENLALRYIHSSLSKANHHCRIFDFHSADQTGSIIDKVLLFWPELVGLSMVFTARAREYMELCNKLRLCGYNGHITAGGHFASFHAQQLLNSFISLDTIIHGEGEIPILELASNLENVSKVSNVSYRNKEGSVCRTSGCPNITDLDSLEPPTRTPPFQTYLTLPIANILGSRGCYAHCNFCSISAWHKENGGERFRARSARAVGEEMASLYHDHGVRIFNFHDDNFFLPSEKDNLERFSTLRKYLDSYNMGKIAIQVKARPDSISRPVVTALKKLGLFRVFLGIENNAVGGLKALGRNCTLERNYRALEILENNDIHTTFNLLIFEPEMTPGDLAENISLFNTHPHYPVNFGRVEVYSGTPLEKQLRAQNRLLGDYFGYNYSISDERMQRAYEIFRKVFTGRNFDVNGLNFLCMQLDYYYHLLKHFYPQKVTPGIKTASRSLISDLNHNSAKLLGSILNFVTENPNANSVKVKQLGDDLLLWREKYDQDAKDKFRNLIDEIKSAASNTQQQKRISAAGKAAKAAAAALLLVTTINCNNPVDKDWHTNEMIANPLDDPHFDWDTTSPVQQFQADRVRSRILSIYRQDLYSLLKEHEFIDKEVHLDVLLDTAGTVISYRIALEDEADSLFAAELGELVSKWHFSNVDRFGKCSVNLKMITLQYPRNAIKEFHMFEIIAEPHDYYLDKNPAEPFTVSFHDTVWNQSLWENFHEHPQIVKDELLRQLDSIYVENIDNIVKEHIRNSTMDITIDMILDINGRVTMFRIKSEHEDYNEQLKGLLNREIASWVFPNIYVQTGTKILMRRAGKVSIRINDLSSEQLISEIITTDDKQSGKGDTL; via the coding sequence ATGAAAGTAGCTCTTATTGGACCTGAGCTGGAAGAAAATCTTGCTCTCAGATATATTCACTCATCATTGAGCAAAGCAAATCACCACTGCCGCATATTTGACTTTCATTCAGCTGATCAGACCGGTAGTATTATAGATAAAGTGCTTTTATTCTGGCCTGAGCTTGTGGGTCTTTCGATGGTGTTTACTGCAAGAGCGCGGGAGTATATGGAGCTTTGCAATAAATTACGTCTTTGCGGCTACAATGGACATATCACCGCGGGTGGGCATTTCGCCTCATTTCACGCTCAACAGCTGTTAAATTCATTTATATCATTGGATACAATCATACACGGCGAGGGAGAAATACCTATTCTTGAGCTTGCATCTAATTTAGAAAACGTTTCAAAGGTTTCAAATGTCAGTTATCGGAACAAGGAGGGCTCTGTCTGTCGTACCAGTGGTTGCCCAAACATTACGGATCTGGATTCTCTTGAACCACCAACCCGAACACCTCCTTTCCAAACCTACCTGACCTTGCCAATTGCAAATATACTTGGCAGCAGAGGGTGCTATGCACACTGTAATTTTTGTTCAATCTCGGCATGGCATAAAGAGAATGGCGGAGAACGGTTCAGGGCAAGATCTGCCCGGGCTGTTGGGGAAGAGATGGCATCTCTGTATCATGACCACGGGGTGAGAATATTTAATTTTCATGATGATAACTTTTTTCTCCCCTCAGAAAAAGACAACTTAGAACGGTTCAGTACGCTGAGAAAGTATTTAGATAGTTACAATATGGGCAAGATTGCCATACAGGTTAAAGCCCGACCCGATAGCATCAGCAGACCAGTAGTTACAGCACTTAAAAAACTAGGGCTTTTCAGAGTTTTTCTTGGAATCGAAAACAATGCTGTAGGTGGACTCAAAGCACTTGGAAGGAACTGTACTCTTGAACGAAACTACCGTGCTCTTGAAATACTCGAGAATAATGATATTCACACGACATTTAACCTATTGATTTTTGAACCTGAAATGACTCCCGGCGATCTTGCCGAAAATATCTCTCTGTTCAATACTCATCCCCACTATCCGGTTAATTTTGGAAGAGTTGAGGTATATAGTGGAACCCCTCTGGAGAAACAATTACGTGCACAAAATAGGTTACTTGGTGATTACTTCGGGTATAACTATTCTATTAGTGATGAAAGAATGCAGCGAGCGTACGAAATCTTTCGTAAAGTTTTTACCGGAAGAAATTTTGATGTGAATGGATTGAACTTTCTTTGCATGCAACTTGATTACTACTACCACCTTTTAAAACACTTTTACCCACAAAAGGTTACCCCTGGTATTAAGACTGCAAGCCGATCACTTATAAGCGATCTAAACCATAATAGCGCAAAGCTACTTGGTTCCATTCTCAATTTTGTTACCGAAAATCCCAATGCAAACAGTGTCAAGGTTAAGCAATTAGGCGACGATTTGCTTCTTTGGCGTGAAAAGTATGATCAGGATGCAAAAGACAAATTTAGAAATCTCATTGATGAGATTAAATCGGCTGCATCAAATACTCAGCAGCAAAAGCGTATCTCTGCTGCCGGGAAAGCGGCGAAGGCTGCCGCTGCAGCACTATTGCTGGTTACAACCATAAATTGTAATAATCCGGTTGATAAAGACTGGCATACAAATGAAATGATTGCCAATCCGCTTGATGATCCCCATTTTGACTGGGATACCACATCTCCGGTTCAGCAATTTCAGGCTGACAGAGTCAGGTCCCGAATACTTTCGATATACAGACAGGACCTCTACTCTTTACTGAAAGAACATGAATTCATCGACAAGGAAGTGCATCTGGATGTGTTGCTTGATACCGCGGGCACAGTGATATCGTATCGCATAGCTTTGGAAGATGAAGCAGACTCACTATTTGCGGCAGAACTTGGAGAACTTGTGTCAAAATGGCACTTTTCTAATGTTGATAGATTTGGTAAGTGCTCGGTTAACTTAAAAATGATTACTCTGCAATATCCCAGAAATGCGATAAAAGAGTTCCATATGTTTGAAATTATTGCAGAACCGCATGATTACTACTTGGATAAAAATCCTGCAGAGCCCTTCACCGTATCGTTTCATGATACTGTATGGAATCAGTCACTGTGGGAAAATTTCCATGAGCATCCTCAAATAGTAAAAGATGAATTACTGAGACAATTAGACAGTATCTATGTAGAAAATATAGATAACATTGTAAAGGAACATATACGCAATTCTACAATGGATATTACTATCGATATGATTCTCGATATAAATGGCCGGGTAACCATGTTTCGCATCAAAAGTGAACATGAAGACTACAACGAACAACTGAAAGGACTGCTCAATCGTGAGATAGCATCCTGGGTTTTTCCAAACATTTATGTTCAAACTGGCACGAAAATTTTAATGAGAAGAGCTGGTAAGGTAAGCATCCGGATTAACGATCTAAGTTCAGAGCAACTAATAAGCGAGATTATTACGACAGATGATAAGCAAAGCGGAAAGGGTGATACTCTTTAA